A stretch of Ranitomeya variabilis isolate aRanVar5 chromosome 3, aRanVar5.hap1, whole genome shotgun sequence DNA encodes these proteins:
- the LUZP1 gene encoding leucine zipper protein 1 — protein MEHSSRHLRFKLQSLGRRLDDLEEATRNLQKAEDEVLDLQDKIIQAEGSNSSMLVEAEALRKRVLKIEGKDEEVKKAEDLCRLIKEKLENAENVAQELRLEIEQLQKRMGELEKLEEAFNKSKSDCTQLSLSLNEEKNMSKKLSSELEILKARVKELESSESKLDKTEQFLTSELEKIKSLTLSFANEKKMLLEKEKQSEKIILELKEELEMKGNITGERSRNESNVLERSPDQHVEHNKFRIEDDLTSNSLQRVGFDYIKQSEIQTSSNNENEKNNYQEDNKIKELNQEIEKLKNRLKHYEGLEQELKQLKEKHSELQESYISEQNKNKLITEELQTLQRQTSPYKEIENGILETEDLSRGRYKSDRTKSKVASTESPISKYSAQDLSPQPLKTERYRNSEFKRQFSNSSSSSRKTPKSNLIDITGNLKKEEKSVLSYFSSSKDFGIVHNDAKKCKDQPSVLSRYPPAVKDQTPQKSWKGSTSKQTDRSMKFFGEDYSIKLSPNKEISLENEDIEKGTSGDISKTIVDTIPKENSLLTSALHSELNNLSPVLNDAPTSTDIVFESKLQMNAGDIDPKSSSQDRLSRYGSIFDREDSVTSVIEQNAKSAASSHEEINPQISQTSSTHRSSYSRDKTRTRASKPQIPEKPILLEMSDHKDPEKRTRLTGLHTKRQSNSREKVLNLDSTRHSSFENHSYSSRKETGRSRKISSESLDNAETNSHTPPRSCSPRESLQSTVVIKPIIIERDVKEIMSDYTARSSSDVSRTSNKVSSIKIYPSETMSSRANTDEITRERHTSTSNIRLSANDQPLLKNNINIPLEISLIKDDLILKVADKDMAWNHREVSKVDPSTVSWKSHAIRETNNFESKYVKSKSSWRKGGFGSTEELDRLGNEKDDLDPKTRRKSCFDDDNPSRSRTSELYSRNRVSTINSSSATPDYISKRSQSSLSTAEILTKRNPSSRSVTSGQSSWTRSSFDVDDNLNSRRKYSSENLYRTDSTGWKQNPINQRHQKSMVGERVRQLEQ, from the exons ATGGAGCATTCAAGTCGTCATTTGCGTTTTAAACTACAAAGTCTTGGTCGACGTTTAGATGACTTGGAAGAAGCAACAAGAAATCtacaaaaagctgaagatgaagtcCTTGACCTTCAGGATAAAATTATACAGGCAGAAGGCAGTAATTCTAGCATGTTAGTAGAGGCAGAAGCTTTGAGAAAAAGAGTTCTCAAGATTGAGGGCAAAGATGAAGAAGTAAAGAAAGCAGAGGATTTGTGTAGACTAATAAAGGAGAAACTTGAAAATGCGGAAAATGTAGCCCAAGAACTTAGACTGGAAATTGAGCAGCTCCAAAAAAGAATGGGTGAGCTTGAGAAGCTAGAAGAGGCTTTCAACAAGAGCAAAAGCGACTGCACTCAGCTAAGTCTTAGtttgaatgaagaaaaaaatatgtcTAAAAAGTTATCGTCTGAACTGGAAATACTTAAAGCCAGAGTTAAAGAACTGGAATCATCTGAAAGTAAACTGGATAAAACCGAACAGTTTTTAACAAGTGAGCTGGAGAAAATTAAGTCTTTGACCCTTAGTTTTGCTAATGAAAAGAAAATGTTGCTAGAAAAAGAGAAGCAgagtgaaaaaataattttggaaCTTAAAGAAGAATTGGAAATGAAGGGAAATATCACAGGGGAGCGAAGTAGAAATGAGTCCAATGTTTTGGAGAGGTCCCCTGATCAGCATGTAGAGCATAACAAATTCAGGATTGAAGATGACCTAACTTCTAATTCATTGCAAAGAGTTGGATTTGATTACATTAAGCAGTCAGAAATTCAGACAAGCAGCAACaatgaaaatgagaaaaacaaCTACCAAGAAGACAACAAAATAAAAGAACTTAACCAAGAAATTGAAAAACTTAAGAATCGGCTAAAACACTATGAGGGGCTTGAGCAAGAATTAAAACAATTAAAAGAGAAACACAGTGAGCTACAAGAAAGCTATATAAgtgaacagaataaaaataaacttATTACTGAAGAATTACAGACTTTACAAAGACAAACTAGTCCGTATAAAGAAATTGAAAATGGGATTCTTGAAACTGAAGACCTCTCACGAGGTAGATATAAAAGTGATAGAACAAAAAGTAAAGTTGCATCTACGGAGTCTCCCATTTCAAAATATAGTGCACAAGATTTATCACCTCAGCCACTTAAAACTGAAAGATATAGAAATTCAGAATTTAAGAGACAATTTTCAAACTCTAGTTCAAGCAGTAGAAAAACTCCAAAGTCCAATCTTATTGATATAACTGGAAATCTTAAAAAAGAGGAAAAGTCTGTGCTCTCCTATTTTTCAAGTAGTAAAGATTTTGGCATTGTGCATAATGATGCTAAGAAATGTAAAGATCAGCCATCAGTTTTAAGTCGATATCCACCCGCTGTTAAAGACCAAACTCCACAAAAGTCCTGGAAAGGTTCTACATCAAAACAGACAGACAGATCTATGAAGTTTTTTGGTGAAGATTATTCCATTAAACTTTCTCCAAACAAGGAGATTTCATTGGAAAATGAAGATATTGAAAAGGGGACTTCTGGTGATATTTCAAAGACTATAGTTGACACTATTCCAAAAGAGAACAGCTTGTTAACCTCAGCTTTGCATTCTGAATTGAATAACCTCAGTCCAGTACTTAATGATGCTCCAACAAGCACAGATATTGTATTTGAATCAAAATTACAGATGAATGCAGGAGATATAGACCCAAAGTCCTCCTCTCAGGATAGACTGTCGCGATATGGAAGCATTTTTGACCGGGAAGATAGTGTCACTAGTGTTATTGAACAAAACGCTAAATCAGCAGCTTCAAGTCATGAAGAAATCAATCCACAAATAAGTCAGACCTCAAGTACACACAGATCTTCCTATAGTCGTGATAAAACAAGAACAAGAGCCTCAAAACCACAAATTCCTGAAAAGCCTATTCTTTTAGAGATGTCCGACCACAAAGATCCTGAGAAAAGGACTAGGCTTACAGGACTGCACACTAAGAGACAGTCAAATTCTAGAGAGAAAGTCTTAAATCTCGATAGTACTAGGCATTCCTCTTTTGAAAATCACAGTTATTCCAGTCGAAAGGAGACAGGACGTTCTAGGAAAATATCTTCTGAAAGTTTAGATAATGCAGAGACAAATTCTCACACTCCTCCAAGATCGTGCAGCCCGCGAGAATCCTTACAGTCAACTGTAGTTATTAAGCCTATTATAATTGAAAGAGATGTGAAAGAAATTATGAGTGACTACACGGCAAGGTCAAGCTCTGATGTAAGCAGAACATCTAACAAAGTGAGTAGTATAAAAATTTACCCATCTGAAACCATGTCTTCTCGCGCAAACACAGATGAGATCACAAGAGAAAGGCATACTTCCACAAGTAATATTAGACTGTCTGCAAATGATCAGCCGCTGTTAAAAAACAACATCAATATTCCACTTGAAATCTCTTTAATCAAAGATGACCTGATCTTAAAAGTGGCCGATAAGGATATGGCATGGAATCACCGGGAAGTAAGCAAAGTGGACCCAAGTACTGTCTCATGGAAAAGTCATGCTATAAGAGAAACAAATAATTTTGAAAGTAAATATGTGAAAAGTAAAAGCTCTTGGAGGAAAGGAGGTTTTGGTTCTACAGAGGAACTGGACAGACTTGGTAATGAAAAAGATGACCTGGATCCCAAGACTAGACGAAAATCCTGTTTTGATGACGACAATCCTTCAAGGTCACGTACTAGTGAATTATATTCAAGAAATAGAGTTTCGACTATAAACAGTTCAAGCGCTACACCAGACTATATCTCTAAAAGGAGCCAAAGCAGTTTAAGTACAGCAGAAATTTTAACAAAGCGAAACCCTTCAAGCAGATCTGTAACATCAGGACAATCATCTTGGACTCGTTCTAGTTTTGAT GTTGATGATAATCTAAATTCTAGAAGAAAATATTCAAGTGAAAATTTGTACAGAACAGACTCCACAGGATGGAAGCAAAATCCAATAAACCAGAGGCATCAAAAGAGCATGGTGGGGGAACGAGTCCGGCAGCTGGAGCAATAA